A window of Rufibacter sp. LB8 contains these coding sequences:
- a CDS encoding helix-turn-helix domain-containing protein, with amino-acid sequence MKAMGGQDMQEILLLILQGESDTLEFKKTITHPDRIARTLVSFANTRGGQILVGVLDNGLICGVDPEEEKFTLEKAISFYCDPPVLVTYDEIEMEEGTILRVTIPESTRKPHLAKVKDQDWRGYIRVKDESVQTSRLVEKSLQLEPDPEPAQEPGDHHKKMILLLLQKHRKLTAKQLMHYANLSRRRTNRLLVELVLQGQVRLHDKEKVPFFTLS; translated from the coding sequence ATGAAAGCAATGGGTGGGCAAGACATGCAGGAAATCCTGCTTTTGATTCTTCAGGGCGAAAGCGACACGCTGGAATTCAAGAAAACCATCACGCACCCAGACCGCATTGCCCGCACCTTGGTTTCCTTCGCCAATACGCGGGGCGGTCAGATTTTGGTGGGCGTGCTGGACAACGGCCTTATCTGTGGCGTGGATCCCGAAGAAGAGAAATTCACCCTGGAGAAAGCAATCTCGTTTTACTGTGACCCGCCCGTGCTGGTGACCTATGACGAAATTGAAATGGAGGAAGGGACCATTCTGCGCGTGACCATTCCGGAAAGCACCCGGAAACCCCATCTGGCCAAAGTGAAAGACCAGGATTGGCGCGGCTACATTAGAGTGAAAGACGAAAGCGTGCAGACCAGCCGCCTGGTGGAGAAATCCTTACAACTGGAACCCGACCCTGAACCAGCGCAGGAGCCCGGCGATCATCACAAGAAAATGATTCTCCTGCTGCTGCAGAAACATAGAAAACTGACGGCAAAGCAACTCATGCATTACGCCAACCTATCCAGGCGGCGCACCAACCGGTTGCTGGTGGAACTGGTGCTTCAAGGCCAGGTGCGGCTCCATGACAAGGAAAAGGTGCCGTTTTTCACGCTCAGCTAA
- a CDS encoding murein L,D-transpeptidase, which produces MKSNKTYPFFFLCMMLGLLVLSACAKSGEKQKQKEAKAAAQNFPQQTDSVYVVKYASTEPEFKEHISLLKLFYRERGYKFAWFKDGALVPQAFKFMEVINQAHEEGLNPRDYMVKDLPAMFKKLEQTPNDSSRHALQKEIDVSLTASYFNYASDFYKGTVNPRSMDNIEWEVKRNKIKLHKALQTILKERESRYPYYEFEALHPGYIKLREALKQYRLAKQEGGWPRIDAPKTLKPGDSSQAVVALRQRVLGKQAVGKAGANQYDPELADAVKNFQIRHGLKPDGVVGGETLKKLNVSVEDRIDQIIINMERWRWVPKRFEDKYVLVNIPEYGMHVMEKGKEVLSMKVVVGKEMHATPVFSDKLEYIVFYPYWNITPQILEEEIAPAQAKNPNYLASNDMELVKDIGNDKVEIIPTNSVDWYSVDKDFKYRVRQRPGKKNPLGFVKFIFPNEHNVYLHDTPSDHLFNQATRGFSHGCIRIEKPFEFAQYLLKDQKQWTPSTIKAAMHGGQEKYVNLSAKVPVYIVYFTAWVDDNGAVHFRDDIYKHDQDLANAYFG; this is translated from the coding sequence ATGAAATCAAACAAGACCTACCCCTTCTTCTTTCTATGTATGATGCTGGGCTTGCTCGTGCTGTCTGCCTGCGCCAAGTCTGGTGAGAAGCAGAAGCAGAAAGAAGCCAAAGCCGCCGCGCAGAATTTCCCGCAGCAGACCGACAGCGTGTACGTAGTGAAGTACGCCAGCACCGAACCGGAGTTCAAAGAGCACATTTCCCTTTTAAAACTGTTTTACCGCGAGCGTGGCTATAAGTTTGCCTGGTTTAAAGATGGTGCCTTGGTGCCGCAAGCCTTCAAGTTCATGGAGGTAATTAACCAGGCGCATGAAGAAGGCCTTAACCCGCGTGACTACATGGTGAAAGATTTGCCGGCCATGTTCAAGAAATTAGAGCAAACCCCCAATGACTCCAGCCGCCACGCACTACAAAAAGAGATTGATGTGTCCTTAACGGCCTCTTACTTTAATTATGCGTCAGATTTCTACAAAGGCACGGTCAATCCGCGCAGCATGGACAACATTGAGTGGGAAGTGAAGCGAAACAAAATCAAGCTGCACAAAGCCCTGCAAACCATTTTAAAGGAGCGCGAAAGCCGGTATCCTTACTATGAATTTGAAGCCTTGCACCCAGGGTATATTAAGCTGCGCGAAGCCCTGAAACAATACCGTTTGGCCAAGCAGGAGGGTGGATGGCCCCGCATAGATGCTCCCAAAACTTTGAAGCCTGGCGATTCTTCACAAGCCGTAGTCGCGCTTCGGCAACGGGTGCTGGGCAAGCAAGCCGTGGGGAAAGCCGGTGCGAACCAGTATGACCCTGAATTGGCCGACGCCGTGAAAAACTTTCAGATCCGGCACGGATTGAAGCCAGACGGCGTGGTAGGTGGGGAGACCCTCAAGAAACTGAATGTATCCGTGGAAGACCGCATTGACCAGATTATCATTAACATGGAACGCTGGCGCTGGGTACCTAAACGCTTTGAAGACAAATACGTGCTGGTGAACATTCCGGAATACGGCATGCACGTGATGGAGAAAGGCAAAGAAGTGCTGTCTATGAAAGTGGTAGTGGGGAAAGAGATGCACGCCACACCCGTGTTCAGTGACAAACTGGAATACATTGTGTTCTACCCGTACTGGAACATCACCCCGCAGATTTTAGAGGAGGAAATTGCCCCGGCCCAAGCCAAAAATCCCAATTACCTTGCCTCCAATGACATGGAACTTGTGAAAGACATTGGCAATGACAAAGTGGAGATTATTCCTACAAACTCTGTTGATTGGTACTCAGTGGACAAAGATTTCAAGTACCGTGTGCGCCAGCGCCCCGGTAAAAAGAACCCGCTTGGTTTTGTGAAATTCATTTTCCCTAATGAGCACAATGTGTACCTGCATGACACGCCTTCTGACCACCTGTTTAACCAGGCCACCCGGGGCTTTAGCCATGGTTGTATTAGAATTGAGAAACCGTTTGAGTTTGCCCAGTATCTATTGAAAGACCAGAAGCAATGGACACCTTCTACCATCAAAGCCGCCATGCACGGAGGTCAGGAAAAATACGTAAATTTATCGGCGAAAGTACCGGTCTATATAGTGTATTTCACAGCTTGGGTAGATGACAACGGAGCCGTCCATTTCAGAGATGATATCTACAAACATGACCAAGATTTGGCGAATGCCTATTTTGGATAA
- a CDS encoding helix-turn-helix transcriptional regulator: protein MSDLLPKIKELLEWLGMGPAAFADEVGVARPVMSHILSERNKVSLEVVQKILARFTDVDPAWLLLGQGEMLKKIVAQPIPGSPATDAQKEVPEVEQESVTPGKVQNSKKASSPVVSKSGNQKKELIKVLLVYSDGTYKELLPEEM, encoded by the coding sequence ATGAGTGATTTACTGCCTAAAATAAAAGAGTTGCTGGAATGGCTTGGGATGGGACCGGCTGCGTTTGCTGATGAAGTAGGCGTGGCCAGACCTGTCATGAGCCATATTTTATCGGAGCGAAACAAGGTGAGCCTGGAGGTGGTGCAGAAGATACTGGCCAGGTTTACCGACGTGGACCCTGCCTGGCTTTTACTGGGTCAAGGGGAAATGCTAAAGAAAATAGTAGCGCAGCCTATACCTGGTTCACCTGCTACAGACGCTCAGAAAGAAGTGCCTGAAGTAGAGCAAGAGTCTGTAACTCCTGGTAAAGTTCAAAACTCAAAGAAAGCTTCTTCGCCAGTTGTAAGTAAGTCAGGTAACCAGAAGAAGGAGCTTATCAAGGTACTGTTGGTCTATTCAGACGGAACCTACAAAGAACTCCTGCCAGAGGAAATGTAA
- a CDS encoding cyanophycinase has product MITPELLPKGVLIAIGGNEDKGTFPKSKKQFQLNFFELGILKRVIDTMGGTQAKIEVITTASMIPEEVGNMYLQAFGVLGCQNVGIMHIREEAEVNQPLYLDRLRAANGVMFSGGDQSRLARIFSGTAFHQILLDRYQKEEGFVIAGTSAGAMAMSDIMIKGGSSSRSLLKGAVKLDRGLAFQKNVIFDSHFVKRGRFGRLMEAVATHPFKIGIGLGEDTGVLISQGNYIETIGSNLVIVVDGHHIKHNNTDYVTPGTPLSIENMLVHVLAIGNYYDIRERKFCHKQNPTQE; this is encoded by the coding sequence ATGATTACACCAGAGTTGCTGCCCAAAGGGGTTTTGATTGCCATAGGAGGAAACGAGGACAAAGGCACCTTCCCCAAATCCAAGAAACAATTCCAGCTGAACTTTTTTGAGCTGGGGATTCTCAAGCGGGTAATTGACACCATGGGCGGCACGCAGGCCAAGATTGAAGTTATCACCACGGCCTCCATGATTCCCGAGGAAGTGGGAAACATGTACTTGCAGGCCTTCGGGGTGCTGGGGTGCCAAAACGTGGGCATCATGCACATACGCGAGGAAGCCGAGGTCAACCAGCCCCTGTACCTGGACCGGCTGCGGGCGGCCAACGGCGTCATGTTCTCGGGCGGCGACCAGTCAAGGCTGGCGCGCATTTTTTCGGGCACCGCCTTTCACCAGATTTTGCTGGACCGTTACCAGAAAGAAGAAGGCTTTGTGATTGCCGGCACCAGCGCCGGGGCCATGGCCATGTCAGATATTATGATCAAGGGCGGCAGCAGCTCCAGATCATTGCTGAAAGGAGCCGTGAAGTTGGATAGAGGTCTGGCCTTTCAGAAGAACGTGATTTTTGATTCGCACTTTGTGAAGCGCGGGCGGTTTGGGCGCTTGATGGAAGCCGTGGCCACGCACCCTTTCAAAATTGGCATTGGGCTGGGCGAAGACACCGGCGTTTTGATCAGTCAGGGAAATTACATTGAGACCATTGGGTCTAACTTAGTTATTGTAGTGGACGGGCACCACATCAAGCACAACAATACGGACTACGTCACGCCGGGCACGCCCCTTTCCATTGAAAACATGCTGGTGCATGTGCTGGCCATTGGCAACTACTATGATATTAGGGAACGCAAGTTCTGCCATAAACAAAATCCTACGCAAGAGTAA
- a CDS encoding SOS response-associated peptidase yields MKSFLFNVTRMCGRYSVNRKNLPKEHRFTAKLEGLVFEKNFDARPSQQLPVILPHQEKAVMATWASPEKETDGKPTLPFNVRQENLLFIPRFRALLPRHRCIIPIDGFFEWKELEEEEAEQALEPEAPLGLDLFGNPIRSEAEKKRAKKAKPVKQKYRFTLKDEEPFGLAGLWRESVHHDTGELNRYFSIITTAANSAVQPYHDRMPVILTPHAEDIWLDDKLREKQWMEVLQPYDHRQMVVRAIDEYESVLGNYVAPALNSK; encoded by the coding sequence TTGAAATCTTTTTTATTTAACGTTACGCGTATGTGCGGCCGCTACTCGGTTAACAGAAAGAATTTACCCAAAGAACATCGCTTCACTGCCAAATTGGAGGGGCTGGTGTTTGAGAAGAATTTTGACGCCCGGCCTTCGCAGCAGTTGCCCGTGATTCTGCCCCACCAGGAGAAAGCGGTGATGGCCACCTGGGCTTCGCCGGAGAAAGAAACAGACGGCAAGCCTACGCTTCCTTTTAATGTCCGGCAGGAAAACTTGCTGTTCATTCCCAGGTTCAGGGCCCTGCTGCCGCGTCACCGCTGTATCATTCCCATTGACGGCTTTTTTGAGTGGAAGGAACTGGAGGAAGAGGAGGCGGAACAAGCTCTTGAGCCTGAGGCACCGCTGGGGCTGGACTTGTTCGGGAACCCCATCAGAAGTGAGGCCGAGAAAAAGCGGGCCAAGAAAGCCAAACCCGTGAAGCAGAAATATCGGTTTACGCTCAAAGACGAAGAGCCCTTCGGGTTGGCCGGGCTTTGGCGCGAAAGTGTGCATCATGACACCGGCGAGCTGAACCGCTACTTTTCCATCATTACCACTGCCGCTAACTCTGCTGTGCAACCGTACCACGACCGCATGCCCGTCATTCTCACGCCCCACGCCGAGGACATCTGGCTAGATGACAAACTCCGTGAGAAACAGTGGATGGAAGTGCTTCAGCCCTATGACCATCGGCAAATGGTGGTGCGCGCCATTGACGAGTATGAAAGTGTTTTAGGTAACTACGTTGCGCCCGCCCTCAATTCTAAGTAA
- a CDS encoding SDR family oxidoreductase, with protein MTHPDKEKIIIITGASSGLGKAATEALARQGALVAMVCRNREKGEKAITDIKSKVPHANLQLHLADLSSLDQVRALAQELQAAYPVIDVLINNAGLIPGLQQTTIEGYEVSWVTNHLAPFLLTNLLMDNLLKAQQGRVITVSSEAHRIGKIDFDNAGNPQHYSAVTAYADSKLANILFTYELARRSEFTSLTVNTLHPGVVATNFGSNSSIFIRLIYKLGKLFMKSAANGAQTMVYLATSPEVEAITGKYFKNSQPRPSSADSCNAHIARRLWELSAEQTGF; from the coding sequence ATGACCCACCCAGACAAAGAAAAGATCATCATAATCACCGGGGCCAGCTCTGGCCTGGGCAAAGCCGCCACTGAGGCTCTGGCCCGCCAGGGTGCCCTGGTAGCCATGGTCTGCCGCAACCGCGAGAAAGGCGAAAAAGCCATCACCGATATTAAATCAAAGGTGCCCCACGCCAATCTACAGTTACACCTGGCCGATTTGTCTTCACTGGACCAGGTGCGGGCGTTGGCCCAAGAATTACAAGCGGCTTACCCGGTCATAGATGTGCTTATCAACAACGCCGGGCTCATCCCTGGCTTGCAGCAGACCACCATTGAGGGCTACGAGGTCTCCTGGGTAACCAACCACCTGGCTCCTTTCCTGCTGACCAATCTTTTGATGGACAACCTGCTAAAAGCCCAGCAGGGCCGCGTGATCACCGTAAGTTCTGAGGCGCACCGCATTGGCAAGATTGATTTCGACAATGCCGGCAACCCCCAGCATTACAGTGCGGTCACCGCTTACGCAGACTCAAAACTGGCCAACATTCTGTTCACCTATGAACTGGCCCGCCGTTCTGAGTTCACATCTCTCACTGTGAATACCTTGCACCCCGGCGTGGTGGCCACTAATTTTGGAAGCAACAGCAGCATTTTTATCAGGCTCATTTACAAATTAGGTAAACTGTTCATGAAATCGGCGGCCAATGGAGCGCAGACCATGGTGTATTTGGCTACTTCGCCAGAGGTAGAAGCTATCACGGGCAAATACTTTAAGAATAGCCAACCCAGACCTTCTTCGGCAGATTCCTGTAATGCGCACATCGCCCGCCGTTTGTGGGAATTGAGCGCGGAGCAAACCGGTTTCTAA
- a CDS encoding isoaspartyl peptidase/L-asparaginase family protein — protein MTATNPFSIALHGGAGTITKGSLTPELDRAYRTALQQALTIGYDLLRQGATALAAVEATVVALEDCPLFNAGKGSVFNKVGKHEMDAAMMCGKTLEAGAVTGVKNVRNPISLASRILHFSDHVFLSHQGAEEFARNQGLAFEPDDYFFTQQRYEQWQALRDSDVYMLDHTETKEKKFGTVGAVALDQAGNLAAATSTGGMTNKNFNRIGDSPVIGAGTYANNKTCAISCTGHGEFFIRHVVAYDISCLMEYKGLSLAQACDVVVQQKLKPIGGEGGLVAVSGAGEVAMPFNSEGMYRAAWVAGLEPVVAIYQE, from the coding sequence ATGACCGCAACCAACCCTTTTTCCATAGCGCTCCACGGCGGGGCCGGCACCATTACCAAAGGCTCCCTCACCCCAGAACTGGACCGTGCCTACCGGACCGCGCTGCAACAAGCCCTCACCATTGGCTATGACCTGTTAAGGCAGGGTGCCACGGCGCTGGCGGCGGTAGAGGCCACCGTGGTGGCCCTGGAAGACTGCCCGCTCTTCAACGCCGGCAAAGGTTCTGTGTTCAACAAAGTGGGCAAGCATGAGATGGACGCCGCCATGATGTGCGGGAAAACATTGGAGGCTGGGGCGGTGACTGGCGTGAAGAATGTGCGCAACCCCATTTCTCTGGCCAGCCGCATTCTCCATTTCTCTGACCACGTGTTCCTTAGCCACCAGGGCGCCGAGGAGTTTGCCCGCAACCAAGGCCTGGCCTTTGAGCCCGACGACTATTTCTTCACCCAACAGCGCTATGAACAGTGGCAAGCCCTGCGAGATTCTGACGTGTACATGCTGGACCACACCGAAACTAAGGAGAAAAAATTTGGGACGGTTGGGGCGGTGGCGCTGGACCAGGCGGGTAATTTAGCGGCGGCAACGTCAACCGGTGGCATGACCAACAAGAACTTCAACCGCATTGGCGACAGCCCCGTGATTGGGGCCGGCACCTACGCCAATAATAAAACCTGCGCTATTTCCTGCACAGGTCATGGCGAGTTTTTCATCCGCCACGTGGTGGCCTATGACATCTCTTGTTTAATGGAATACAAAGGCCTGAGTCTGGCGCAAGCCTGTGACGTGGTAGTGCAGCAGAAATTGAAACCCATTGGCGGCGAAGGCGGGTTGGTAGCCGTTTCAGGCGCCGGGGAAGTGGCCATGCCGTTCAACTCAGAGGGCATGTACCGGGCCGCCTGGGTGGCGGGCCTGGAACCCGTGGTGGCTATTTACCAGGAATAA
- the dinB gene encoding DNA polymerase IV, whose product MLVQDKRTIAHLDLDTFFVSVERLRNTQLQNKPIIIGGLSDRGVVASCSYETRFFGVHAGMPMKMARQLCSEALVLRGDMEAYSEHSQKVTQVIADRAPVYEKASIDEHYLDVTGMDRFHGTWQWTNELRQTIMKETGLPISFGLSVNKTVSKIATGQAKPNGALQVSAPEVKPFLAPLSIRKIPGVGQKNYQLLRNMGIPTIEVLTMVPVEMMQKVLGKEGVHIWEKANGIDRAPVVPYSEQKSISTEQTFATDTTDIHFLNNLLVTMTEGLAFELRKQGKLTGCITVKIRYANFDTHTQQISIPYNAADHILINKAKELFKKLYNRRLLIRLLGVRLSHLVQGFQQIDLFEDTAQLASLYQAMDKIRFRYGEASVLRAVGV is encoded by the coding sequence ATGTTGGTACAAGACAAGAGAACCATTGCCCATTTGGATCTAGACACGTTTTTCGTGTCGGTGGAGCGGTTGCGGAATACGCAGCTGCAGAACAAGCCCATTATTATTGGCGGCCTCTCAGACAGGGGCGTGGTGGCCAGTTGCAGTTATGAGACGCGCTTCTTCGGGGTGCACGCCGGCATGCCCATGAAAATGGCCCGACAGCTCTGCTCAGAGGCGCTGGTGCTGCGCGGCGACATGGAAGCCTACAGTGAGCATTCGCAGAAAGTGACCCAGGTCATTGCCGACCGCGCGCCGGTCTACGAGAAAGCCTCCATTGACGAGCATTACCTAGATGTGACCGGCATGGACCGGTTCCACGGCACCTGGCAATGGACCAACGAGCTTCGGCAGACCATTATGAAAGAGACGGGTTTGCCTATTTCCTTCGGGCTCTCGGTGAACAAAACGGTTTCTAAAATTGCCACCGGGCAGGCTAAGCCTAACGGCGCGCTGCAGGTGAGCGCCCCGGAGGTAAAGCCGTTTCTGGCGCCGCTTTCCATCAGGAAGATCCCGGGCGTGGGGCAGAAGAACTACCAGCTGCTGCGCAACATGGGCATTCCTACCATTGAAGTGCTCACCATGGTTCCGGTGGAGATGATGCAGAAAGTGCTGGGCAAAGAAGGCGTGCACATCTGGGAGAAGGCCAATGGCATTGACCGCGCCCCCGTGGTGCCGTATTCTGAGCAGAAATCCATCAGCACGGAGCAAACCTTCGCCACCGATACCACCGATATCCATTTCCTGAACAACCTGCTGGTGACCATGACCGAGGGCCTGGCCTTTGAGCTCCGCAAACAGGGCAAACTCACCGGCTGCATCACGGTCAAGATTCGCTACGCCAACTTTGACACCCACACCCAGCAGATCTCCATTCCCTACAACGCGGCAGACCATATTCTTATTAATAAAGCCAAAGAGCTCTTCAAGAAACTCTACAACCGGCGGCTCCTCATCCGGCTCCTGGGCGTTCGGCTGAGCCACTTGGTGCAAGGCTTCCAGCAGATTGACCTCTTTGAGGACACCGCCCAACTCGCCAGCCTCTACCAGGCCATGGACAAAATCAGATTCCGCTACGGCGAGGCCTCAGTGCTACGGGCAGTGGGCGTTTAA
- a CDS encoding DUF3127 domain-containing protein codes for MSFDVQGRLHEIFDETQVSEKFRKREFVLEIPDGSYTQYAKFQLTQDKCGILDNYKTGDEVKVAFNLSGKPFTKNGTTMYFTNLQAWRVEHASNGAPQAQGGGNAGYAQAPQPAKSSSFISDDMDNDLPF; via the coding sequence ATGTCTTTTGATGTACAGGGAAGATTGCACGAAATCTTTGATGAAACGCAAGTGAGCGAGAAATTCCGGAAGCGCGAGTTCGTGCTGGAAATCCCAGACGGCTCTTATACGCAATATGCCAAATTTCAGCTTACCCAGGATAAGTGCGGTATTCTTGACAACTACAAAACAGGCGATGAAGTGAAAGTGGCCTTTAACCTGAGCGGCAAACCGTTCACCAAAAACGGCACCACCATGTACTTCACCAACCTGCAGGCCTGGCGCGTGGAGCATGCCAGCAACGGCGCCCCGCAAGCACAAGGTGGCGGTAACGCCGGGTACGCCCAGGCACCGCAGCCTGCCAAGTCCAGTTCCTTCATTAGTGATGACATGGACAACGACCTTCCTTTCTAA
- a CDS encoding M1 family metallopeptidase, with the protein MNFTKDPHSHACPIEAVITHVDWLLTVDFEEKKIAGRGSYQIQHQNASEIILDVKGLVIEKVELEPQSSTPVFWLSEPDSILGQGLHIPLEAQTKRVHISFSSTQDSAALQWLSPEQTAGKTDPFLFTQSQAILARTWLPCQDSPGIRFTYTAKVTVPTHLLPLMSAQNPQEKNSSGTYHFIMERPMPSYLLSLAVGDLQFKPLGERCGVYAEPSIIEAAAQEFLDTENMLEAAETLYGPYLWGRYDLLVLPPSFPFGGMENPMLTFATPTIITGDKSLTSLVAHELAHSWSGNLVTNATWNDFWLNEGFTVYFERRIMEALYGEDYAHMLHVLGYHDLLQTLEELKHTPEDTHLKLQLENRDPDEGLTEIAYEKGNLFLCHLEALLGRVRFDAFVTQYFNTYQFKCIDTASFVSILENELINGNSALRDQINYEAFIFQPGIPAGVAVPSSQRFHQVETQVQLWQQGTAPAELETEAWSTHEILYFLKKMPNTLSTAQLQELDAAFGFTASTNAEIQAAWLQLAIAHQYAPAFPALQAFLLRVGRRKFVLPLYKALLATEAGTQMAREIYQQAKPGYHAVTFSSVDALLAKS; encoded by the coding sequence ATGAATTTTACTAAAGACCCCCATTCCCATGCGTGCCCGATAGAAGCAGTCATCACTCATGTAGATTGGCTACTGACAGTTGATTTTGAAGAGAAAAAGATTGCTGGGCGGGGCAGTTACCAGATACAGCATCAAAATGCTTCAGAAATAATTCTAGACGTGAAGGGCCTGGTCATTGAAAAAGTGGAGCTGGAACCACAGAGCTCTACCCCTGTTTTCTGGCTCTCAGAACCAGATTCCATTCTGGGCCAAGGCCTGCATATACCATTGGAAGCCCAAACAAAGCGAGTGCATATCTCTTTTTCCTCCACTCAAGACTCAGCCGCGTTGCAATGGCTGTCTCCGGAGCAGACCGCCGGCAAAACAGATCCATTTTTGTTCACGCAGTCACAGGCCATTCTGGCGCGCACCTGGTTGCCCTGCCAGGACAGCCCGGGCATTAGGTTCACTTACACAGCGAAGGTCACGGTGCCCACGCATTTACTGCCTTTGATGAGCGCCCAGAACCCGCAGGAGAAAAACAGCAGCGGCACTTACCATTTTATAATGGAACGGCCTATGCCTTCTTACCTGCTCTCTCTGGCGGTGGGCGACCTGCAGTTTAAACCATTGGGCGAGCGTTGCGGTGTGTATGCGGAGCCCAGCATTATTGAAGCCGCTGCCCAGGAGTTTCTGGACACAGAAAACATGCTTGAGGCTGCCGAAACGCTTTACGGACCTTACCTCTGGGGACGGTATGATTTGCTGGTGCTGCCGCCTAGTTTCCCGTTTGGCGGAATGGAAAACCCTATGCTCACCTTCGCCACGCCCACTATCATCACCGGTGATAAATCGTTGACGTCGCTGGTGGCGCATGAGCTGGCGCATTCGTGGTCGGGGAATTTGGTGACCAACGCCACCTGGAATGATTTCTGGCTGAACGAAGGCTTCACGGTGTATTTTGAGCGCAGAATCATGGAGGCCTTGTACGGCGAAGACTACGCGCACATGCTGCACGTGCTGGGCTACCACGACCTGTTGCAAACCCTGGAGGAATTAAAGCACACCCCTGAAGACACGCACCTCAAACTGCAACTGGAAAACCGCGACCCAGACGAAGGCCTCACCGAAATTGCCTATGAAAAAGGAAACCTGTTCCTGTGCCACCTGGAGGCGCTGTTAGGCAGAGTTCGGTTTGACGCCTTCGTGACACAGTATTTCAACACGTATCAATTCAAATGCATTGACACCGCCAGTTTTGTCTCCATTTTGGAAAATGAGCTCATAAACGGAAATTCCGCCTTGCGGGACCAGATTAACTATGAGGCGTTCATCTTCCAACCCGGTATTCCGGCCGGCGTGGCGGTGCCTTCCTCCCAACGTTTCCACCAGGTTGAAACCCAAGTGCAGTTATGGCAACAAGGCACGGCCCCCGCAGAGTTGGAAACCGAAGCATGGAGCACGCATGAAATTCTGTACTTCCTGAAAAAAATGCCCAATACGCTTTCCACCGCGCAACTGCAGGAATTGGATGCCGCCTTCGGTTTTACCGCCTCCACCAATGCTGAGATTCAGGCCGCGTGGCTCCAACTGGCCATTGCGCACCAGTATGCCCCAGCTTTTCCGGCGCTGCAGGCGTTTCTGCTGCGGGTAGGCCGCCGAAAATTTGTCTTGCCGCTTTACAAAGCCCTGCTCGCCACCGAAGCCGGTACCCAGATGGCTCGGGAGATTTACCAGCAGGCCAAACCCGGGTACCATGCCGTCACTTTTTCATCCGTAGATGCGCTGCTGGCAAAATCATGA